The DNA region gagttcattcgttagttgaatcaataaatctccaacaagtgtcatacatcgacttctgacttctccatggtcaccaagctgtggtggccgaggcagctaagtcattggattggtttgtcaaaggtctctggttcgattcccgttgtcgacacttttggttttttgtttgacggatgaactttttttgcaaatgaacctcgagagaatagttctatcgcccatctcgagctgtgttctctgcgtccgtgaatggtaccactattctctcgactcgagaccatcattctctcggactagcgctgccagttttgggtgaacGGAACTCGAGTGCGCCATTCGGAGAAGTTTTtacgtgattattttagtatgaaaattgatggCGTACAGCGAAGCCTgctctgcccatgttcgcataaatgtcccatatgcaaaaacagcaagctgagaaaaacgcatttgaagtttgtcccatacataaggctacgtgttaagttttcgcgaaaaaatggttttcctcctgatttctggaacaaagtactggatgttataggctcttttgaaagagcacgcaattttgaacaaagctgcatcaataactcaaaatcgatgaaaatgcatatgggacatttatgcgatcaggggcagtgctGCCGGACTATGctcgttaaatttagttgaaaaagaaatagacggtaagttaaattaagtttgaataattttatatgTAATTAATGAAAGTTTTTGCAGAAGCTGATTTCTGATGGCAGCAACTTTAGTTTTTCGGCGGCCATTGGCACCAAAACTGGTCATCACCAGCAATCTCCAGTAAGCAAAGTTTGTGAGCCCAGGAAATCCGATCCAGGTTGCTACGCCGGGACTTACCCAAGGTCTTGGCCATCAGCAGCAGAATTATGAAGAGGTTAGTttctcaaaatctaaaaaaatatacaaactgTTACTTTATGAACCTTTCTCTTTTCTCAACAGCGACCGATTAACCATTGCCTGGTACCGCAACCGGCCATCTCCAACAACCCCCGGTTTGCTGAGGTCATGGGCACGGAATATCTCGACAATGCTCGGTTATAAGAATGACGGAAGAGTAGAAGTAGTAGTAAACATGGTGCACAAAGCACTGGCCATCGGTGGCGATTCTGCGCGTGGCAAACGGACTGGActactacacagctaaaaaaatagtaatccagctgcgtgtaaaagacccaggtgtaaaataaatattgcattatgttatgcaattttatgtgattttccaCCCTGAAatttgtagcccatcagtatgggaaacctagttgaccgaaatgtcaagctcatatatgcttttatctttacagcttttcatcggtctgatggccgagtgggctaaggcgccagtccttactgttggtgctgggtttgaatcccgtcggatgcaacttttttgtgtttgcaaaaaatgtacatgcagtgtgtaatattaagtgtttattttgacgaaggtgatgtgcatgcttttgcatgcgattttaccatcggattttttgctgtgtaggagATCCTTGGGGAGGAGATCGCGACCATTTGGTCAGGGCACATTGTCGCCGACCTGGTGGAAAGGTTTCATCCGTGTTTCCAGCAAATTGCATCTTTTACGATTAACTTACTAatggtgagatctttccaacTATTGATTAAATAAAACAAGTTTATGCAAATTTAACTGacttcattattatttttattcgaaaaaaaaaatgaaacaaaaaccaaaatctaCTACTACAAAGTTTATATAACGTTTACTAAAACAAACACGTAGATATCATCGACGTTCCATTTAGCTTTTACGTGTGAAACACGTAGAACAAACGTGAAATGATCTAGCCAAGCAAATTCCGTTTTTACTGGAGTCTCCCCGTAGAAGttaccagagctgaaaatgtcaggggtcctgactcGAAAATCGGTGACGCTGACTCGAATTTTTGAGATCCATTCActaaaccgcaaaaccgtgacataaacaaacccgactcagtcgtgagtgccctagctcactgagcagctgcaatgcgaggcagtagtcgaccaacgctcattcgacgttgcacgcacacacataaagaaacaagtttttacacaaaagttggtatttatgcgtggaaatgtaattttgaatgtaagttatggttgttttaagtgttttgcacagtctagaaccattcaattgtttaaaaatagtcaaaatagtgtttagagaggattttacgagtcagtcatacgacacgaattgagtgagtgtagctcattttttcacgtctctcattctccagcagccgaccggcacgagtcaggcggcagtgattgaacggacacagtaggcttacagtcagatgctagcagtgaactgacattttggtttgcttcatgtgtacgctgggttggaaacattttgcaggcctggaagttacgtgaaaactttagtggaaaaataccacataggttttcacgtaacttcaacctgaatgtttttttgagtgtataaacacgaaaacgtgtttgGCTAAGTTcagcgctgagagtttcaataaggaGAGAAAAGCACTTCACAGCacataaagtagtaatccagctgcgtgtaaaaggcctgagtgtaatataaattttgcattatttaatgaaattctgtgtaatattacaccctgaaatatgtagcccatcagtataggaaacctacttgaccgaaatgtcaagctcatatatacgtttatccgttccatttttcatcggtctgatggccgagcggactaaggcgccagtccttactgttggtgctgggtttgagttttttgctgtgttgtatttgaggcatgaatattaaGGCGGGATAAGTGTAAGTGCTGAGtgatgatattttgatattttaacaaccctgatgaggactattcagaaaaaataggtacacatagatcttttttgacgattttcaaataaggttaaaaaaccATTTCCCAAAATTCGTAATTCGGAAATTGtggcatttttcgttactcaactttttttggaaaatgtcattttatgggaaattttaattaattttaagaatttgcaaTAACCTAGAAGGataattttttcattcaaaacaaaaattttcatttttaagtttcacgttttttgtatttttgcagggttatttttcagagtgtaacaatgtagactgattctaatattttttttctaaaatgctcTTAGAATATCTTGCTCTGATAGAACTGTGCTAGAATTCTGCTAGAACGGCATGACTGGGGTACAGCGTGAATTTAGGTTAGCACCTCAGTGATAAATAAACTGTTTATCAAAACTTGAAGTTATTTACATTGTGTAGAGAGTGTTGCAAAAACAGATGGATGTTTTGATTTATGTTATCTGCCATACAACAAAACccagttcaaaaattaaaataaatttgaattttagttctGAAGGGGGTACTCCTTTAGCATCTCGCCAGCCTCTTATTCTTGCTGAATAAGACGGCTCTTGGGATACCAACtaccatttttgtcacttttcgtaTGAAGGAAGTTTCAATTTTgtagtgctatcttgacacaccctgaaaattgatgtgcgacaactggccaaatggatttcaggtcagaacgcgtttgacacacgtgcaAGCCCGaccaccgtaaacatttgtaattattactCGAGACTCCGAcagccaaattcaaccaaacttcgggacaatgcacaaaattgtcaaccaaacaaaacgtgtttgttattgtttacattgcgagctctattttttttttctcgaaacgttAAAAGCGACGTGCAACAAGATAGCATTTTCAAGGGCATATAGCAACATGAGAATTGTGCATGAATCATATTGACGTCATAATCTGTAGAACAACACTCGCAAATGCAGTTAACCTACAAACGTTGTCTGCCAAATGACGTCTTTTTCGTCCATGGCGCGTCTCAAATCGCGACCCCCAAAAAAACTTACAACCGAATAATAATAATCTTCACACCATCCCCTGCTTTGCAGCGTCAAATTACTGTGCTGCACCACAAACTGCAGTTGCCAGCAGACATTCATTCATAAATTTTccgcaaaaatattattagtctaGTGCTCACGCACCTCTGAAATGGGCCACGCCAAACATACTATTTTCTCGCTCAAAATATCACACGCGTGTGTCGTGGAAATCTTTCGGCTTTCCGCGCCGCTTTTCAGTCGATTAAGCCGCCAATCTACGCACCACGCGTCCCGCTTTGACACGCGACGACGTATTCAGATCTGGCAAATGAGTTTTTCGCTCCGTGCCCCTCCGATCTATCTGCATTTTGAGCGCGAACCAATTACTTTTGCTTTGACCTTTAACGATATTTGTTTCTTTTTATATCacattattaaaatcaaaaagggtgaaaaaaacaaaagaaaagttgAAATGTTATAAAGTTCTGCAGCATAAGAGAATTaaagtgttttcaaataaatttaaaagacaGTTGAAGGTTAACCCTCAACACAACGTTGAAGATGCAAGATCACGAACTTGCACTCGCGCTTCCGAATTCTTGCGACAAAATTGGCCAGACCAGCAACGGGCGAGTTCAACGACTTGACAGCAGGAAAAGTCAAGTATGTGAGCATAAATATCACCTCTGCCCGGTGCTGGCAGGTTCCTGACCCCGTTGGCAACCCAACGAGCCAGCACTTTCGGTCTTCAAACGCCCTCAGACACTTGCCAACCAGAACCAAGCAACCAGCAGCAGTGGTTGGGAAATTTTTCTGAAGAGCTTCCCGGGGCATCCCACCAACGTGGTTTTGTTTGCAGTTGCACACGGGTTTCGGCACGTTTTTGGACCATCACTGCCATGGATCTCTGAAGGAGGCGATGTGGTTGGTTCCCACACCGACACGCCCCGGTAAGGACCGGAACGTGTCCGACGGTGCCTTTTTTTGCGAAAAGATGGAAATGAAAACTGTTTCCAGTTTCGTTCATGTTGGGatgataaaaacaataaaatgatattttttttaagtttctggcattttttcatcattttttaacttgtcttaaaaaaaaagtaagtttATAAAAGGTTTGAAGGTTGCATGGTTTTGAACTTAAATGAAAATGACTTCTGTAAAGGATTTTATGTACCGAGGGTTAAAAGCATCAtgaggttttttttatgaagttaCACTATGAAGAAAGTCTCGATTACCTTCAAGATGATCTGGTAACGTTTCATTAAGAAATTGATTTTCAGTTCAGTAAtacttaaaagaaaaaaaaaacaatctaactTCTTATCATAGTTCAATTCATCCAAAGCGTACGTTCATCTGATAAAACAAAATCCATAAATAGTATTGTGTGCATTCAGGAGGAAGAAACAGAAACAGCATATCAGACATTCATTGACGACAGTGACACATGTCACCCGGGTGGACGTTATCTACCAGACCACGTTATCAAGTGAAAGCTACTTGTTCACACTTCGTCACAAGTGTCAAGTTTGTGGCAAATCGTGAACAACCCACTCATACTTGAGCATTGCTAACAAAGATTCAAGTACGCGTACTTTGGAAGCTTTTCAGGGAAAGTAGCTGCTTGAGTTGGTGGCAATTATTTTACAACTTGCTTAGCGATTTGCTTGGTTTGGACAATATGAACTGCAACTTAAGAAACAATTAAGATATGTTGGTTAGGATAACAAAGCATTTCTTAACAGAACGTGGTCACTTTTCAATATAACAAATGACTCATTTGTAAAAATGgccaaattaataaattgtggagttttttttttgaaaaggtccaataaaccaaatttctagtttttgctttttgggtgtttttaatacccctgactcaaagcggtttcaaaaacacccagaaagcaaaaactggaatttttgtttattggtccttataaaaaaaactcccgaatttgagcaattctctcagatgtcggtctttcgatttttttgtatttttgaataaggctgaaacttttttgtagccttcggtttgcccaaagaagccattttgcatcattattgaTTCTGTGCTAGAGATGGGCAAAAAAATAGCGAACCGCTATACGAGCCGGTttactgaaaagagcgaactgtggctcacaaaaaagaaccgcggttcttttttaaactccggttatttgaaaaaaccgTATCAAtgtggcatgatttttgttacaaatatgatttattgaatttccttaaaatgtagtattaaatttgtttttgggttatttaaatattttatacgGCCTTATTTAtgaaagtccaatgtgaaaaataacttataaaatcacacgttTCTTGAAAACCcccttttcaataaattttgaaaaagagccaaagagccgttcaaacgagcggctctttttaaagagcgaacgaaaatgagcggctcctaaaaagagcgattttgcccaACTCTATCCTGTGCACTGTAACATAGATTTTGCCCGCACTTTattctcgcacttttgacaacacaaAATCAAATCTAGACAACCACTCATTGTTTATATCATTCACATTTCCAATctcagtttccaccaaactgaacTTTCGCACTCCAAACTGTGAGTGACAGCTGAAAAACAAGCGATAAAACTCGGATCGATTTGAtcgtttttgaagaaattttaaatttccaatgccagtttgacaagtccatataattttccatacaaatttgtatctcttgaaggaattttttgatcaatttggtgtcttcggcaaagttggagGTATGGAAAAagacttcactgaaaaaaatgatacacggtaaaataaaaatttggtgattttttatttaactttttgtcactataacttgatttgcctaaaacacaatt from Culex quinquefasciatus strain JHB chromosome 3, VPISU_Cqui_1.0_pri_paternal, whole genome shotgun sequence includes:
- the LOC6045018 gene encoding uncharacterized protein LOC6045018, with protein sequence MKSDRLTIAWYRNRPSPTTPGLLRSWARNISTMLGYKNDGRVEVVVNMVHKALAIGGDSARGKRTGLLGDPWGGDRDHLVRAHCRRPGGKVSSVFPANCIFYD